Proteins co-encoded in one Tachysurus fulvidraco isolate hzauxx_2018 chromosome 17, HZAU_PFXX_2.0, whole genome shotgun sequence genomic window:
- the cald1b gene encoding caldesmon 1b isoform X1 → MDEDFERRRELRRQKREEMQKEAEKTSHQNLEDDDEEAARERRRRARQERLRNMENEEMTNTARELNSTASLTDTSSSALITASDDDQALLERLAKREERRQRRMKEALERQKEFDPTITDGEATVTTTTSEDRPSRRSHLRDAEEEMNKNEVLSSETKSWTEKEKNNQNLNIEESKVEVQETSFPVKEEPVSEEKKDEEGEAERPWRSYHREQEKGEEQSVSTNSVAEKETDTVLDSTDLEKREIKDESFLSKEEKPAKEEEKAEEPVISKMEEEEKPVEEKITLDAPSETIVKDDKDSLENKDMEKSQKELFDPSLEKKEIAQKETPVPVLEKTVVGEPLKYTFEPPGEKKVLERVKEDIHEPPLEKKVVVKFRQEEEKPQMLERTKREVEVKVEVKVELPKQQVEEKPPVKVKVEEKKVPPKMIEEKQAGLKNKEVEDKPKWKKEAEEKSKTKIQDKVKPKEVVEEKPKAFFLRDKNETVRQQNEEDVSKFKKQEKPFGRAGLRSPEIEKSDPVAKQEAEQKLVELKRRRNETESEEFEKMKQKQQTAEAELEELKKKREERRKILEEEEKRKKQKEDEKKAKEEQERQKMKEEIERRRAEAAEKKRQKEESAEDGKSPFKCLSPKGASTKIGVKAEFLNKSAQKTPVKVPHTPIMCKIGNRLEQYTSAIQTKDVKSPKSPKDLPAAEGMRSIKSMWEKGNVQNPDAPLPAGPATVNKETAGLNTGVAGRINSWKTKTPETKTPETKLAETKTLETKGTKPIETKTIETKTPEAKSTKPVEPKKIEAKTPDPKSLKPSETKPSEKKTPEMKTLAVGKPAGGKAEPKPTDVSKTRGLWENKGPTSSKVFGLKTTPFTNGTRK, encoded by the exons GACGAGCCATCAAAATcttgaagatgatgatgaagaggctGCTCGAGAAAGAAGGAGGCGAGCCCGACAGGAAAGGCTGCGCAACATGGAGAACGAGGAGATGACCAACACTGCCAGAGAACTCAACAGCACTGCCAG TTTAACAGACACAAGCTCATCAGCACTGATAACCGCTAGCGATGATGACCAGGCTCTTCTGGAGCGGCTGGCCAAGCGTGAGGAGCGCAGACAGAGGAGGATGAAGGAAGCTCTGGAGAGACAAAAGGAGTTTGACCCCACCATCACTGATGGGGAAGCCACtgtcaccaccaccaccagtgAGGACCGGCCAAGCCGCAGGAGCCATCTCAGGGATGCAGAAgaggaaatgaacaaaaacgaGGTTCTGTCCTCAGAGACCAAATCCTggacagagaaggaaaaaaataaccaGAACCTGAATATAGAGGAGTCAAAGGTGGAGGTTCAGGAGACCTCCTTCCCTGTGAAAGAGGAACCTGTgtcagaggaaaagaaagatgaAGAGGGGGAAGCAGAGAGGCCCTGGAGATCCTACCACAGAGAACAG GAAAAGGGTGAAGAGCAATCTGTCAGTACAAACAGTGTGGCTGAGAaggaaacagacacagttttAGACAGTACAGAtttagaaaagagagagattaaagaTGAAAGTTTCTTATCAAAGGAAGAGAAACCtgcgaaagaagaagaaaaagctgAGGAACCTGTAATATCtaagatggaagaggaagaaaagccTGTGGAGGAGAAAATAACATTAGATGCACCATCAGAAACAATAGTTAAGGATGACAAAGATTCTCTGGAGAACAAGGATATGGAGAAATCTCAAAAAGAATTATTTGATCCTTCACTGGAGAAGAAGGAAATAGCTCAGAAAGAAACACCTGTGCCTGTGTTGGAGAAGACAGTAGTAGGAGAACCACTAAAATACACATTTGAGCCTCCAGGAGAGAAGAAAGTGTTGGAGAGAGTAAAGGAAGATATCCATGAACCACCACTAGAGAAGAAGGTGGTGGTGAAATTTAGGCAAGAAGAAGAGAAACCACAGATGCTGGAGAGGACAAAGAGGGAGGTTGAGGTGAAGGTTGAGGTGAAGGTTGAACTCCCAAAGCAACAAGTTGAAGAGAAGCCTCCTGTGAAGGTTAAAGTAGAGGAGAAAAAAGTGCCACCAAAGATGATTGAAGAGAAACAAGCAGGTTTAAAAAACAAGGAGGTTGAAGACAAACCAAAATGGAAGAAGGAGGCAGaagaaaaatccaaaacaaaaatTCAGGACAAAGTTAAACCTAAGGAG GTTGTGGAGGAAAAACCTAAAGCATTCTTTTTACGTGACAAA AACGAAACAGTGAGGCAGCAGAATGAGGAGGACGTCTCTAAATTCAAGAAACAAGAGAAGCCATTTGG CCGTGCGGGGCTGCGTTCTCCCGAGATTGAAAAGTCAGACCCTGTGGCGAAGCAGGAGGCAGAGCAGAAGCTTGTGGAACTGAAACGCCGGAGGAACGAGACGGAGAGTGAGGAGTTTGAGAAGATGAAGCAGAAACAGCAGACGGCTGAGGCTGAGCTTGAGGaactgaagaagaagagagaggagaggcgGAAGATCctagaggaagaggagaagcgGAAAAAACAGAAGGAGGATGAAAAGAAAGCCAAGGAGGAG caaGAGAGGCAGAAGATGAAGGAGGAGATCGAGCGCAGGAGGGCCGAGGCAGCTGAGAAGAAACGGCAGAAAGAGGAATCTGCTGAAGACGGAAAGTCACCATTCAAATGTCTGTCTCCGAAAGGAGCTTCAACAAAG ATTGGCGTGAAAGCAGAATTTCTGAACAAGTCAGCCCAAAAAAC ACCGGTGAAGGTTCCACACACACCAATAATGTGTAAGATAGGTAACAGACTGGAGCAGTACACCTCAGCCATCCAG ACTAAGGACGTGAAGTCCCCTAAGTCTCCTAAGGACCTTCCTGCGGCAGAAGGAATGCGCAGCATCAAGAGCATGTGGGAAAAAGGTAACGTGCAGAACCCTGATGCTCCCCTGCCTGCCGGTCCTGCCACCGTCAACAAG GAAACAGCTGGATTGAACACAGGAGTGGCAGGCCGCATCAACAGCTGGAAGACCAAGACTCCAGAAACGAAGACTCCTGAAACCAAGCTGGCAGAAACAAAGACCCTCGAAACAAAGGGCACGAAACCTATTGAGACGAAGACGATCGAGACGAAGACACCAGAAGCGAAAAGCACGAAACCAGTCGAGCCGAAAAAGATAGAGGCAAAGACCCCCGATCCGAAGAGCTTGAAACCCAGTGAGACGAAGCCGAGTGAGAAAAAGACCCCAGAGATGAAGACTCTAGCAGTAGGAAAGCCTGCAGGAGGCAAAGCT GAACCAAAGCCCACCGACGTGTCTAAAACCCGCGGCCTGTGGGAAAACAAGGGCCCCACCTCCTCCAAG GTGTTTGGACTTAAGACAACGCCATTTACAAATG GTACAAGGAAGTAA
- the cald1b gene encoding caldesmon 1b isoform X2, which produces MDEDFERRRELRRQKREEMQKEAEKTSHQNLEDDDEEAARERRRRARQERLRNMENEEMTNTARELNSTASLTDTSSSALITASDDDQALLERLAKREERRQRRMKEALERQKEFDPTITDGEATVTTTTSEDRPSRRSHLRDAEEEMNKNEVLSSETKSWTEKEKNNQNLNIEESKVEVQETSFPVKEEPVSEEKKDEEGEAERPWRSYHREQVVEEKPKAFFLRDKNETVRQQNEEDVSKFKKQEKPFGRAGLRSPEIEKSDPVAKQEAEQKLVELKRRRNETESEEFEKMKQKQQTAEAELEELKKKREERRKILEEEEKRKKQKEDEKKAKEEQERQKMKEEIERRRAEAAEKKRQKEESAEDGKSPFKCLSPKGASTKIGVKAEFLNKSAQKTPVKVPHTPIMCKIGNRLEQYTSAIQTKDVKSPKSPKDLPAAEGMRSIKSMWEKGNVQNPDAPLPAGPATVNKETAGLNTGVAGRINSWKTKTPETKTPETKLAETKTLETKGTKPIETKTIETKTPEAKSTKPVEPKKIEAKTPDPKSLKPSETKPSEKKTPEMKTLAVGKPAGGKAEPKPTDVSKTRGLWENKGPTSSKVFGLKTTPFTNGTRK; this is translated from the exons GACGAGCCATCAAAATcttgaagatgatgatgaagaggctGCTCGAGAAAGAAGGAGGCGAGCCCGACAGGAAAGGCTGCGCAACATGGAGAACGAGGAGATGACCAACACTGCCAGAGAACTCAACAGCACTGCCAG TTTAACAGACACAAGCTCATCAGCACTGATAACCGCTAGCGATGATGACCAGGCTCTTCTGGAGCGGCTGGCCAAGCGTGAGGAGCGCAGACAGAGGAGGATGAAGGAAGCTCTGGAGAGACAAAAGGAGTTTGACCCCACCATCACTGATGGGGAAGCCACtgtcaccaccaccaccagtgAGGACCGGCCAAGCCGCAGGAGCCATCTCAGGGATGCAGAAgaggaaatgaacaaaaacgaGGTTCTGTCCTCAGAGACCAAATCCTggacagagaaggaaaaaaataaccaGAACCTGAATATAGAGGAGTCAAAGGTGGAGGTTCAGGAGACCTCCTTCCCTGTGAAAGAGGAACCTGTgtcagaggaaaagaaagatgaAGAGGGGGAAGCAGAGAGGCCCTGGAGATCCTACCACAGAGAACAG GTTGTGGAGGAAAAACCTAAAGCATTCTTTTTACGTGACAAA AACGAAACAGTGAGGCAGCAGAATGAGGAGGACGTCTCTAAATTCAAGAAACAAGAGAAGCCATTTGG CCGTGCGGGGCTGCGTTCTCCCGAGATTGAAAAGTCAGACCCTGTGGCGAAGCAGGAGGCAGAGCAGAAGCTTGTGGAACTGAAACGCCGGAGGAACGAGACGGAGAGTGAGGAGTTTGAGAAGATGAAGCAGAAACAGCAGACGGCTGAGGCTGAGCTTGAGGaactgaagaagaagagagaggagaggcgGAAGATCctagaggaagaggagaagcgGAAAAAACAGAAGGAGGATGAAAAGAAAGCCAAGGAGGAG caaGAGAGGCAGAAGATGAAGGAGGAGATCGAGCGCAGGAGGGCCGAGGCAGCTGAGAAGAAACGGCAGAAAGAGGAATCTGCTGAAGACGGAAAGTCACCATTCAAATGTCTGTCTCCGAAAGGAGCTTCAACAAAG ATTGGCGTGAAAGCAGAATTTCTGAACAAGTCAGCCCAAAAAAC ACCGGTGAAGGTTCCACACACACCAATAATGTGTAAGATAGGTAACAGACTGGAGCAGTACACCTCAGCCATCCAG ACTAAGGACGTGAAGTCCCCTAAGTCTCCTAAGGACCTTCCTGCGGCAGAAGGAATGCGCAGCATCAAGAGCATGTGGGAAAAAGGTAACGTGCAGAACCCTGATGCTCCCCTGCCTGCCGGTCCTGCCACCGTCAACAAG GAAACAGCTGGATTGAACACAGGAGTGGCAGGCCGCATCAACAGCTGGAAGACCAAGACTCCAGAAACGAAGACTCCTGAAACCAAGCTGGCAGAAACAAAGACCCTCGAAACAAAGGGCACGAAACCTATTGAGACGAAGACGATCGAGACGAAGACACCAGAAGCGAAAAGCACGAAACCAGTCGAGCCGAAAAAGATAGAGGCAAAGACCCCCGATCCGAAGAGCTTGAAACCCAGTGAGACGAAGCCGAGTGAGAAAAAGACCCCAGAGATGAAGACTCTAGCAGTAGGAAAGCCTGCAGGAGGCAAAGCT GAACCAAAGCCCACCGACGTGTCTAAAACCCGCGGCCTGTGGGAAAACAAGGGCCCCACCTCCTCCAAG GTGTTTGGACTTAAGACAACGCCATTTACAAATG GTACAAGGAAGTAA
- the tnnt2d gene encoding troponin T2d, cardiac, with product MADTDEVMEEETQEEVDDSKSKPKFMQNIQAPKIPEGDKVDFDDIHRKRQEKDLAELQALIEAHFVQRKKEEEDLIALVNRIENRRAERADQQRVRAEREKERQARLAEEKERKEQEEQRKKQDEDAKKKKALSNKTHQYGGIQQKVDTRKGAKKQTEREKKKKVLADRRKPLNIDHLNEDKLKDKASELWQWLMELEAEKYDLAEKQKRQKYDITQLLVRVQDHQSAKGRGKGSRRR from the exons ATGGCTGACACTGACGAGGTTATGGAGGAGGAGACCCA ggaaGAAG TGGACGACTCAAAATCCAAACCTAA GTTTATGCAGAACATTCAAGCACCAAAAATTCCCGAGGGGGATAAAGTCGATTTTGAT gacaTCCACCGTAAGCGTCAGGAGAAGGACCTGGCGGAGTTGCAGGCCCTGATCGAGGCTCACTTTGTCCagaggaagaaggaggaggaggacctCATCGCTTTGGTTAACAGGATT GAAAACCGCCGTGCCGAGAGAGCCGACCAGCAGAGGGTCCGAGCCGAGAGAGAAAAGGAGCGACAGGCCAGACTTGCT gaagagaaagaaaggaaggagcaGGAAGAACAGAGGAAGAAGCAAGATGAGGATGCTAAGAAAAAGAAGGCTCTAAGCAACAAGACTCATCAGTATGGAGGCATTCAGCAGAAA GTCGACACTCGCAAAGGAGCCAAGaagcagacagagagggagaagaagaagaaggttcTGGCTGACAGACGGAAGCCACTAAATATCGATCATCTCAACGAAGACAAGCTCAA ggataAAGCCAGTGAGCTGTGGCAGTGGTTGATGGAGCTGGAGGCTGAGAAGTACGACCTGGCTGAGAAACAGAAACGTCAGAAGTATGAT ATCACTCAACTCCTTGTTCGAGTTCAGGACCATCAGAG CGCAAAAGGACGAGGAAAGGGCAGCAGGAGGAGGTAG